The genomic region GGCTATTGAGAATGTTAATTCTGGAATCTTGCATCCGTCCAAGCCTATTTCCCCTCTTGACTGTGAAGGTTCATTTTATCTAAATGACCCTCAGCCTGAACAGGAGACGCTGATCTCAGGCAGACATTCAAAACAATTTGAGCGAAATGACGAGCAAGACGAAGGAGAAGACGAGGGTGGATTGTCCAAAGTTACTTATGAGTATGATAAACAAACAGGACAATTTACGAGAGTTAAAACTAATGAAAGTGACGTTTGAAACCGAAACTTCAATGGAAATGTTATTTACTGTGATCTGATTAttgttagaaataaattaaatctattctttttaatcttatttttaatttctgactaAGGGATGTTTATTTCGGAAgacttagcaaaaaaaaaactttttagaacAAGCTTTTATCTAACTTTCCACATCTAAAAGCTGGTCATCAGTTTTGCAGCCAATACAACCAGGACAGGGaggtttatttttgtaattgaaaAGAGGCAGGGAGTTGCAGCTCAGTTGCATGCTTCCTCTCTTCTTCCGTTGGCTTATACTCGTACACAATTTCAATATTATCGTCCTTTTTTGGCTCTTCAACTTTTTTTGCAACCCCTAGTTCCTCAGCTTCATTCGGAGGATCCGCTTCTTCCAAGGCCTTATTGATTGCATCAAGAAAGTTGTTCAACAGCTCAGGTGTCTTGAATCTAAGAAACAGTGTTTCCTGGGTCCCTTCATGGACTTCACTAAAATCTCTGGTCACCCATATAACACTCTTCttatcatttttgttattaatttcaTCTCTTTCGTAATTCCATGATTCAAGCATACCGTATGCACTTGCTCCCGTCGCATCAAAAGCCTGCATTTCCCTGTTAATCTGGGTCTAAGTACTTTCATCTCTCCCAATCCCCTCTCCTTCCATTCGCCTACTTCAACACCTTTGTCATTCTTCACCTTGGCCCTTCGAAACAATTTAGCTTTGAGGACGAAATACGACACTTCCTCTTCTTCTCCTGTTCTCACCTCTATTTTATCAGGTAGGGGAAGGGTGGGCTCAAAATGGATGCTTTTTTCATGTTCATCTTCTTCATACAGCTCGTTTTCACTAGCAACCGATGCATTTTTATATCTCGATTTTGCTGGAGACTCTTTTACAATGATTTCCTTCTTTGTGGGATCCCAGTGAAAACACTTAATATACTTTTCAAACGCCTCTATTCCCATTCCTAGTGCAGCTGCTGTTCCAGCCATGTAAAGCCATTGAGCTAAGCCTTCTACAGTTTCTTTCCCATCCATATACATTAAACAGTACTTCTTTGAGCTGTCAATGTCACTAACTTGGAAGTACAACATTGATAGTCCCAAATATGAAGCTCTCTTTTGATGCTCATCCTTAGCTTTCCTCAAAATAGAATCCACAGCttgatctattttatttttcgttaatGTCATGTTCGCCAAACCGTTACAcaaatttgacaaattcaaaTCCTTGTTACAACCAAGAAGTATATAGGCCATCTCCAGAGATATGAAGCCGAGCATATTGTAATAGGTCACCTTCAACGATTTCTATTCTTACTGGAAAGCAACGTAATAAGACTTTTAACTTCAGTTTCTAATTTATCAGCTAGCGAAAGTATTTCTTGATTTTCATAGCCATAACGAATTGCGAAATTCTCTTTCAATTTATAGCTGGCCAACTGCTGggtatttgaaacatttttcgGAATCTTGGGTTGCCAACGTTCGGCTTCATATCTCTGGAGATGGCCTATATACTTCCTGGTTGTAACCGAAATTTCTTTGGAGAAGTCGAACGAAAATTCTCCTGCTATGGTTCAAGTTGAAGAAGTGACTTCCAGAAGTCCTTCATATGGAACAATTAAATGTCCTAGACCTAGCTTGACTTCATTTAGTGCATGCACTATCTGAAACGTTGTAATCAAGCTGAACTTCCAAGAACCATTTCTATCACTACTTTCTCACTGTTTAGTTGAATTCTACTaattaattttcttgaaaataaaacaaaagaaaaatgtggAGCTTTCATTTATCATATTATTTGCGGTTTATATCAGATTCCCGTCTAATACTCCTACCTAAGAACAATATTCTCTAACCGCTCGCCTTTCCTCTGTGGTTAGACTTAAATATTGCAATTCGGAGACATTTCCGTTAATGCGTCTAACTTTTCTATAACTCCGTAtgaaaatccaaataaaaattgtaaaagttATACCAATGAAAAATGCAATTAGTGAGGAGCAAGATTGATTTCAAAGTGTGCGTCTTGGCGAGTTTCTACAACATACTCTATTCTATCCTGAaccgaaaaaaatattttttgaaaatctttagaAGACATTTAAATCTTAGACACATTTAAAATCCGCAACATTCTAAGCGGTGATTTTACAAAGCAATCTAAAACCTGAGAATTGGGCTTGCTTGTCATCATATACGATCCGTTAGATATGCAGTGTAAGAAgtcatcctgaaaaaaaaa from Artemia franciscana chromosome 5, ASM3288406v1, whole genome shotgun sequence harbors:
- the LOC136027145 gene encoding E3 SUMO-protein ligase RanBP2-like, with the translated sequence MLGFISLEMAYILLGCNKDLNLSNLCNGLANMTLTKNKIDQAVDSILRKAKDEHQKRASYLGLSMLYFQVSDIDSSKKYCLMYMDGKETVEGLAQWLYMAGTAAALGMGIEAFEKYIKCFHWDPTKKEIIVKESPAKSRYKNASVASENELYEEDEHEKSIHFEPTLPLPDKIEVRTGEEEEVSYFVLKAKLFRRAKVKNDKGVEVGEWKERGLGEMKVLRPRLTGKCRLLMRREQVHTVCLNHGITKEMKLITKMIRRVLYG